Sequence from the Mixophyes fleayi isolate aMixFle1 chromosome 4, aMixFle1.hap1, whole genome shotgun sequence genome:
tGTTATGGAACTAGATGCCCTTGTATGTATCCCCACCACCACCCCAGCCTTTAATGTGTTGTTCTGTAACAACTGGTGAGCCATTGGTTGTTTTAGCCTGGGGGATGGTTACAATAAGTACAGTATTAATGCACTAACTTTATTTAAGTTTTAAattgcaaatgttatttttctatattgcaaATGTTATACATGTTCCAATAATGGAACATATATGATTACATTTACATCAGGTTAAACATTATATACAGATCATATCCTTTGTCAACAAATATTGATTAAATGAGTTAAATATGTATAATTCTTACCAGTGGAATCTGGGCTCTCTTCTGATAGGCAGGGTATCTGTACTGAAATTTCCCCAACAGTTCCTCCATTGCTTCCACCTAATGTAACACAAAGTACAAAGCCAATATAAgcctaataaaatatttattaagacTAAATCTCATAGAGGACCAATAGATTTCCACTACAAAATGCTgattaaaaaaggaagaaatGAAAAAGTGCTAAATTAGCCTCTTCAAGTTACTAAAACCATTACTCAAAAATAGAAAGTATGTAAAAAAAGACAAACCAATTCTTTCTCAGAGGATGAAGGTGTTTTCTTGACATCGAAATCTTCTGCAGACATTTCCCTGGAAGACTGTCCATGGCAGAGGCAGGAGATGAGGATAATGGCACAGAAGAGCCTGAGGAGAACTGAGGAGCTGTTCATGGTGCTGAAAGTTTAGCGTCTGGTCCCACCAGAGGCTCTGTCCCTGCTGAGTCCCTACTGTTCCTGGCGCTGTCGGGTGATGACTCCAGTGCCCTGGACATGTTGCTTTTAAATTCATACTGCCCCTCCCGCTTTGTGATCTCAAGCGGGTTCTGGAGACAGGAGAAAAGTGCGATTCGTTGTTTAACCACAGATACATCTGAGTCCTCCAATGGGGTTCATTGCAAGCAATCCATATCTTTCGCTGCTGTATACTAGTTACGCGCAGCACCTACATTAGACGTGTTCTTATAACCATTAGTTAACAGTAATACACTGCACTGTTAATAAACACTCTTTACTCTGAGAATCTTCTACAGAGCTTTGGCAATGTAAATACCTGCAGATTGCAGCAGTAACGACAATAAAAGTTGTGGGATGGCTGCTAAATTGAAACACTCGCCACTTAAGCAAAATAAAACTTAATAATAGTCAttatttgtccaggagaccgtCCTAGGTATTTTAGTTAGTGTATATTCCTGAAGATGAGTCAAAATAAAAGAACACATTTTTAAGTTATT
This genomic interval carries:
- the LOC142149923 gene encoding cocaine- and amphetamine-regulated transcript protein-like, with the protein product MNSSSVLLRLFCAIILISCLCHGQSSREMSAEDFDVKKTPSSSEKELVEAMEELLGKFQYRYPAYQKRAQIPLCDIGERCAVKQGPRIGKLCDCSRGSSCNSFLLKCI